One stretch of Pandoraea oxalativorans DNA includes these proteins:
- a CDS encoding heavy metal translocating P-type ATPase, translated as MTQNWSVGIEGMTCASCVTRVEKALRRTPGVASANVNLATETAAVEAAADVAPAALLGAVEAAVSDAGYQVAELSFELAIGGMTCASCAGRVEKALRNVPGVVEANVNLATERAAVRGVRGVVDVAMLSAAAEKAGYEASVVTDPAQAASTQTGPAWWPVAVAAVLSLPLLLPMLVEPFGVHLMPPPWAQWLLATPVQFWLGARFYRAGYKAVRAGSGNMDLLVALGTSAAYGLSLYEWWRAPAGSMPHLYFEAAAVVITLVLLGKWLEARAKRRTVEAIRALAALRPETARVVRDPHGAASEISVPLSQVKVGDWVVVRAGERVPVDGVIRDGASQLDESLLTGEPLPIDKADGDEVVGGSINGAGTLRVETTAVGADTALARIIRMVEDAQAGKAPIQRAVDRVAAVFVPVVVVIAVVTVIAGWALGLGLEASLLNAVAVLVIACPCALGLATPAAIMVGTGAAARQGILIKDAEALELAHRINVVAFDKTGTLTQGKPRLVAHLPVEGTSADTLLRWSAAVQSGSSHPLAKAVTTAAEEAGLASVVPVASDIAALPGRGMRADIQEVQGAGVPGDSMSGRHTLQLGNARLLDELGISQGALASEAVRLAGEGRTVSWLVETGSDGSGEVAGDVAHARVRGARLLGLLAFGDTLKATARPAVDRLHALGVRCVMVTGDNAGSAKAVANALGLDEVHADVLPEHKAEVIAQLKRDGAVVAMVGDGINDAPALAAADVGIAMGSGTDVAMQTAGITLMRGDPQRVADAIDVSRRTWSKIRQNLFWAFAYNVVGIPLAAFGMLSPVIAGAAMALSSVSVVSNALLLRRWRPADQGVTPMSAGSTGKSDAVGEARRAGV; from the coding sequence ATGACTCAGAACTGGTCGGTTGGTATTGAAGGCATGACCTGCGCATCGTGCGTGACGCGGGTGGAGAAGGCCTTGCGGCGCACGCCCGGTGTGGCAAGCGCCAATGTGAACCTTGCGACCGAGACGGCTGCGGTGGAGGCGGCGGCAGACGTCGCGCCGGCCGCGCTACTGGGGGCGGTTGAAGCCGCCGTGAGCGACGCCGGGTATCAGGTTGCGGAGCTATCGTTCGAACTGGCCATCGGCGGCATGACCTGCGCTTCGTGCGCGGGGCGCGTGGAAAAGGCGTTGCGCAATGTGCCGGGCGTGGTCGAAGCGAACGTGAATCTGGCGACCGAGCGCGCGGCGGTGCGTGGCGTGCGTGGGGTGGTCGATGTTGCGATGCTGAGTGCTGCGGCCGAGAAGGCGGGGTACGAGGCATCGGTTGTCACCGACCCGGCGCAAGCGGCATCGACGCAGACCGGTCCGGCATGGTGGCCGGTGGCGGTTGCCGCAGTGCTGTCGTTGCCGTTGTTGCTGCCGATGCTTGTCGAGCCGTTCGGCGTGCATCTGATGCCGCCGCCGTGGGCGCAGTGGCTACTCGCGACCCCGGTGCAGTTCTGGTTAGGCGCGCGCTTCTACCGGGCAGGTTACAAGGCGGTGCGTGCCGGTAGTGGCAATATGGACTTGCTGGTGGCGTTGGGCACGTCGGCGGCCTACGGCCTTAGCTTGTACGAGTGGTGGCGTGCACCGGCGGGCAGCATGCCGCATTTGTATTTCGAAGCGGCGGCGGTGGTGATCACGCTGGTGCTGCTGGGCAAGTGGCTCGAAGCGCGGGCAAAGCGGCGGACCGTGGAAGCGATTCGGGCGTTGGCGGCGCTGCGTCCGGAGACGGCGCGTGTCGTGCGTGACCCGCACGGCGCAGCAAGCGAAATCTCGGTGCCGCTGTCACAGGTGAAGGTGGGCGACTGGGTTGTGGTGCGCGCCGGTGAGCGTGTGCCGGTCGACGGTGTGATCCGCGATGGCGCGAGCCAGCTCGACGAATCGTTGCTGACCGGGGAGCCGTTGCCGATCGACAAGGCCGACGGCGACGAGGTCGTCGGCGGTTCGATCAACGGTGCAGGCACTTTGCGTGTGGAAACCACGGCGGTGGGGGCCGATACGGCGTTGGCCCGCATCATTCGTATGGTCGAGGACGCGCAGGCGGGCAAAGCGCCGATCCAGCGCGCCGTGGATCGTGTGGCGGCGGTTTTCGTTCCGGTGGTCGTGGTGATTGCCGTTGTGACGGTGATCGCGGGTTGGGCGCTGGGCCTCGGTCTTGAGGCCTCGCTGCTTAATGCTGTCGCGGTACTGGTCATCGCCTGTCCATGTGCATTGGGGCTGGCCACGCCGGCGGCGATCATGGTCGGTACCGGGGCGGCCGCGCGACAAGGCATCCTGATCAAAGACGCCGAGGCGCTGGAACTGGCGCACCGGATCAACGTCGTGGCGTTCGACAAGACGGGGACGTTGACGCAAGGCAAGCCGCGTCTCGTCGCGCATTTGCCAGTGGAAGGCACAAGCGCCGACACGCTGCTGCGGTGGTCCGCTGCGGTGCAGTCGGGAAGTTCTCACCCGTTGGCCAAGGCCGTGACGACGGCGGCCGAAGAGGCCGGGCTGGCTTCGGTGGTACCGGTCGCCTCCGACATTGCCGCATTGCCGGGACGCGGTATGCGGGCCGACATTCAGGAAGTGCAAGGCGCGGGTGTTCCGGGCGATTCGATGAGCGGTCGTCACACGCTCCAGTTGGGCAATGCGCGATTGCTCGACGAACTCGGAATCTCGCAGGGCGCGCTGGCGTCGGAAGCCGTGCGGTTGGCGGGCGAGGGACGGACTGTCTCGTGGCTGGTTGAGACGGGGAGTGATGGCTCGGGTGAAGTCGCGGGCGATGTTGCGCACGCGCGTGTTCGCGGCGCTCGCCTGCTCGGTCTGCTCGCGTTCGGCGATACGCTCAAGGCAACGGCCCGTCCTGCCGTCGACCGCCTGCACGCGCTGGGTGTGCGCTGTGTGATGGTGACGGGCGATAACGCAGGGAGCGCGAAGGCGGTCGCCAACGCGCTGGGGCTCGACGAGGTGCATGCCGATGTTCTGCCGGAACACAAGGCGGAGGTCATCGCGCAACTCAAACGCGATGGCGCGGTCGTAGCCATGGTCGGCGACGGGATCAACGACGCACCGGCCCTGGCTGCCGCCGACGTTGGCATTGCCATGGGCTCGGGCACGGACGTGGCGATGCAGACGGCGGGCATCACGCTGATGCGTGGCGACCCGCAGCGGGTCGCCGACGCCATCGATGTGTCCCGCCGCACGTGGTCGAAAATCCGGCAGAACCTGTTCTGGGCGTTTGCGTACAACGTTGTGGGGATTCCGCTCGCGGCGTTTGGCATGCTCAGTCCCGTGATTGCCGGGGCGGCGATGGCGCTCAGTAGCGTCAGTGTCGTCAGTAATGCGCTGTTGTTGCGCCGCTGGCGTCCTGCCGATCAGGGGGTGACACCCATGTCGGCAGGCAGCACCGGAAAGTCGGATGCCGTTGGTGAGGCCCGCCGGGCGGGCGTCTGA
- a CDS encoding DUF4810 domain-containing protein — MNRTFSSGRIDGIDGIDGIADTHRLNGIRRYGRIAVAAIAGSVILALSGCATPPKPLYDWEGYQPQVYEYFKGESKEAQIIALERDLEKIKASNHAAPPGYHAHLGLLYASVGKSDKMVEEFQIEKQLFPESASYIDFLLKNKTPEAKQ, encoded by the coding sequence ATGAATCGCACGTTCTCGTCCGGTCGCATCGATGGCATCGATGGCATCGATGGCATCGCCGACACTCATCGCCTCAACGGCATCCGCCGTTATGGTCGAATCGCCGTCGCAGCCATCGCCGGCAGCGTCATCCTCGCACTCTCCGGCTGCGCCACACCGCCCAAGCCGCTGTACGACTGGGAAGGCTACCAGCCGCAAGTCTACGAATACTTCAAGGGCGAATCGAAGGAAGCCCAGATCATTGCGCTGGAGCGCGATCTGGAGAAGATCAAGGCATCCAATCACGCTGCGCCCCCCGGGTATCACGCTCACCTCGGCCTGCTCTACGCCTCGGTCGGCAAGTCCGACAAGATGGTCGAAGAGTTCCAGATCGAAAAGCAACTGTTCCCCGAATCGGCCAGCTACATCGACTTCCTGCTTAAGAACAAGACCCCGGAGGCCAAGCAATGA
- a CDS encoding DUF1348 family protein, with protein MAEDGWNSRDPARVALAYTVDSRWRNRAEFPRGREQIVEFLTRKWQRELDYRLIKELWAFAESRIAVRFAYEWRDDSGNWFRSYGNENWEFDAQGLMAVRHASINDSRIAENERLFRWPQGRRPDDHPGLSDLGL; from the coding sequence ATGGCCGAGGATGGCTGGAACTCGCGTGATCCGGCGCGAGTTGCGTTGGCTTATACGGTCGATAGCCGCTGGCGAAACCGTGCGGAGTTTCCTCGTGGGCGTGAGCAGATCGTCGAGTTCCTGACACGCAAATGGCAGCGCGAACTCGACTATCGACTTATCAAGGAGTTGTGGGCGTTCGCCGAGAGCCGCATCGCGGTGCGGTTCGCCTACGAATGGCGGGACGACTCGGGTAACTGGTTCCGCTCGTATGGCAACGAGAACTGGGAGTTCGATGCGCAGGGGCTGATGGCCGTGCGCCATGCCAGCATCAACGATTCGCGCATTGCCGAGAATGAGCGGCTGTTTCGCTGGCCGCAAGGGCGTCGCCCCGACGACCATCCGGGGTTGAGCGATCTCGGTTTGTAA
- a CDS encoding CsgG/HfaB family protein codes for MLSVAVLGGCATESSRTVEVAKVESASRPYVGVRTPIAVGKFDNRSAYMRGVFSDNVDRLGSQAKTILITHLQQTQRFNVLDRDNMAEIRQEADIKKTQQTLKGADYVITGDVVEFGRKEVGDKQLFGILGRGREQIAYAKVNLNVVDIATSEVVYSSGGAGEFALSNREVIGFGGTAGYDSTLNGKVLDLAMREAVDKLVAGIESGAWKPGK; via the coding sequence ATGCTCTCTGTGGCCGTGCTCGGCGGTTGCGCCACCGAAAGCTCGCGTACCGTGGAAGTCGCCAAGGTCGAGAGTGCCAGCCGTCCGTACGTTGGCGTGCGCACGCCGATCGCTGTCGGTAAGTTCGACAACCGTTCCGCGTACATGCGCGGCGTTTTTTCCGATAACGTCGACCGCCTCGGCAGCCAGGCCAAGACGATTCTGATAACCCATCTGCAACAGACCCAGCGCTTCAACGTGCTCGACCGCGACAACATGGCCGAGATCCGTCAGGAAGCCGACATCAAGAAGACGCAACAGACGCTCAAGGGCGCCGATTACGTGATCACCGGCGATGTGGTCGAGTTCGGGCGCAAGGAAGTGGGCGACAAGCAACTGTTCGGCATTCTCGGCCGTGGCCGCGAGCAGATCGCTTACGCAAAGGTCAACCTGAACGTCGTCGATATCGCGACGTCGGAGGTTGTCTACTCGAGCGGCGGCGCGGGCGAATTCGCACTCTCCAATCGCGAAGTCATCGGCTTCGGCGGTACTGCGGGCTACGACTCCACGCTCAATGGCAAGGTGCTTGACCTCGCCATGCGCGAAGCCGTCGACAAGCTCGTCGCCGGCATCGAGAGCGGTGCCTGGAAGCCGGGCAAGTAA
- a CDS encoding Y-family DNA polymerase: MACWIALHLPCLSLEIASPLTSLPSRIRADGLAGTVEAGDAQTDTTVVLVQSRVWQASEAAQAAGVQPGMRRGGVLALLPQARFHDRDEAAETLALEALALALLRFGPDVAIAAPQCVLIDVAPSLRLFGGLASLAAQVLESAGALGHRASLGIAATASAAALLARAAQAVPTYVDPHAPTSQHMQAAMKSRASRRSIVPVTSGAVLSLSSAASSSSSPRPPEPLLPPPLTALPAQLDPLPVALLPEAQPWLDWLAQIGCATLGELRALPSPGVRRRCGAALPASLARAYGEAPEAPTWYRAPPHFEAVLPLPSLTHDVEVLLFGLRRLLAQLTGWLAAGQLATQALTLILEHEALGRETVAPTRFDICLAEASAAPAHLLSLCKERLARSALVAPVLTLRLDVTQTAQHVPQSGSLLPEPGRERQDFVQLMERVAARLGDEHVRRLQVRGDHRPEAAFVSVPYAVNVGVNAGVSAEAGATSASNRHLPDTVSALPPRPAWLLDTPQRLSLQQERPWRHGPLQLVSGPERIEAGWWEPGTVTRDYFIAADTTGALLWVFRERPVKGADAAWYLHGLFG, translated from the coding sequence ATGGCCTGCTGGATCGCCCTGCATCTGCCCTGTCTGTCGCTCGAGATCGCCTCGCCGCTCACCTCACTCCCGTCGCGCATACGGGCTGACGGGCTGGCGGGGACGGTGGAGGCGGGGGACGCGCAAACCGACACGACGGTCGTGCTGGTGCAGTCGCGTGTCTGGCAGGCGAGCGAGGCGGCGCAGGCGGCGGGTGTGCAACCGGGCATGCGTCGCGGCGGTGTTCTCGCGCTCTTGCCACAGGCGCGGTTTCACGACCGGGACGAAGCCGCCGAGACGCTCGCGCTTGAAGCGCTGGCGCTGGCGTTGTTGCGTTTCGGTCCCGATGTAGCGATTGCCGCGCCGCAGTGTGTGTTGATCGACGTCGCGCCGAGTTTGCGTCTGTTTGGTGGATTGGCGTCGTTGGCGGCACAGGTGCTGGAAAGTGCCGGTGCGCTCGGGCACCGGGCGTCGCTGGGTATTGCCGCGACGGCCAGCGCAGCAGCGCTGCTCGCACGCGCCGCGCAGGCCGTGCCGACATACGTCGATCCTCATGCGCCGACGTCTCAGCACATGCAGGCAGCGATGAAGTCACGTGCGTCGCGTCGCTCAATCGTGCCGGTGACGTCCGGCGCGGTGCTATCGCTGTCGTCGGCGGCGTCGTCATCCTCGTCGCCGCGGCCTCCCGAGCCACTGCTGCCGCCGCCATTGACGGCGCTACCGGCGCAACTCGACCCGCTCCCGGTGGCGTTGCTGCCCGAAGCGCAGCCGTGGCTCGACTGGCTCGCCCAGATCGGTTGTGCGACGTTGGGCGAATTGCGTGCGCTGCCGTCGCCGGGCGTGAGACGTCGCTGCGGTGCTGCGCTGCCCGCATCGCTTGCGCGCGCCTACGGCGAAGCGCCGGAAGCGCCGACGTGGTATCGCGCGCCGCCGCATTTCGAGGCCGTGCTGCCATTGCCGTCGCTCACGCACGACGTCGAAGTCTTGTTGTTCGGCTTGCGCCGTCTGCTCGCGCAGTTGACGGGATGGCTCGCCGCCGGGCAACTGGCTACGCAGGCGTTGACGCTGATTCTCGAACACGAGGCGCTTGGCCGGGAGACAGTGGCACCGACGCGTTTCGACATCTGTCTGGCCGAAGCGAGCGCCGCACCGGCGCACTTGCTGTCGCTCTGCAAGGAGCGGCTGGCGCGCTCTGCGTTGGTCGCACCGGTGCTGACATTGCGGCTCGACGTCACGCAGACGGCGCAGCATGTCCCGCAAAGCGGTTCGCTGCTGCCCGAGCCGGGGCGCGAGCGGCAGGATTTCGTGCAATTGATGGAGCGCGTCGCGGCGCGTCTGGGAGATGAGCACGTGCGGCGTTTGCAGGTGCGGGGGGATCATCGTCCCGAGGCAGCGTTCGTGAGCGTGCCTTATGCCGTGAATGTGGGCGTGAATGCGGGTGTGAGTGCGGAGGCAGGGGCGACGTCTGCGTCGAATCGTCATCTGCCGGACACCGTGAGCGCACTGCCGCCGCGTCCGGCGTGGCTGCTCGACACGCCCCAGCGACTCAGCCTGCAGCAGGAGCGTCCGTGGCGGCACGGGCCGTTGCAACTGGTGAGTGGCCCGGAGCGTATCGAGGCGGGCTGGTGGGAGCCGGGCACGGTCACGCGCGACTACTTCATCGCAGCGGACACGACGGGAGCGTTGCTGTGGGTGTTTCGGGAGCGTCCCGTGAAAGGGGCAGACGCTGCCTGGTATTTGCATGGCCTGTTCGGTTGA
- a CDS encoding heavy-metal-associated domain-containing protein produces the protein MQVQVEGMSCGHCVKAVTRAITELDADAKVNVDLGAGRVDVQSDLSPAEVSAAITDAGYTVKGTSV, from the coding sequence ATGCAAGTCCAAGTCGAAGGTATGAGCTGCGGCCATTGCGTCAAAGCCGTCACGCGTGCGATCACCGAGCTGGATGCCGACGCGAAGGTCAACGTCGATCTGGGCGCTGGCCGCGTAGACGTTCAAAGCGACCTGTCGCCCGCAGAAGTCAGCGCGGCCATTACCGACGCCGGTTACACCGTCAAAGGCACCAGCGTCTGA
- the ribB gene encoding 3,4-dihydroxy-2-butanone-4-phosphate synthase, translating into MSTSTRNTQAVSHDTPSTASTDDLHAYPAFVDLPPVEVRLRAALDAMREGRPVILMDDLDRENEADLIVAAEKITPATMAMLIRECSGIVCLCLPDETLRRLDLPPMVEQNQSRYGTAFTVTIEARQGVSTGVSAADRVTTIRAAIADDAQPSDLSRPGHVFPLRAQPGGVLTRRGHTEGSVDLAILAGLKPAAVLCELMNPDGTMTRGADIERFAKQHDLPILTIDELATYRLSHAQAA; encoded by the coding sequence ATGTCCACCAGTACCCGCAATACCCAAGCTGTTTCGCACGACACCCCCTCCACCGCCTCGACCGACGACCTGCATGCCTACCCGGCATTCGTCGACCTGCCGCCGGTGGAAGTCCGTCTGCGCGCTGCGCTCGACGCCATGCGCGAAGGCCGTCCCGTCATTCTGATGGACGATCTGGACCGCGAGAACGAAGCCGATCTGATCGTCGCCGCCGAGAAAATCACGCCCGCCACGATGGCCATGCTGATTCGCGAATGCAGCGGCATCGTCTGCCTGTGTCTGCCCGACGAGACGCTGCGCCGTCTCGATCTGCCGCCCATGGTCGAGCAGAACCAGAGCCGTTACGGCACCGCCTTTACGGTGACGATCGAAGCGCGTCAGGGCGTGAGTACCGGCGTTTCCGCTGCCGACCGCGTCACCACGATCCGCGCAGCCATCGCCGACGACGCACAGCCCTCCGACCTCTCCCGCCCCGGCCACGTGTTCCCGCTGCGCGCGCAGCCGGGCGGTGTGCTCACGCGTCGCGGTCACACGGAAGGCTCTGTCGATCTGGCGATCCTCGCTGGCTTGAAACCGGCAGCCGTGCTGTGCGAACTGATGAATCCGGACGGGACGATGACCCGTGGCGCCGATATCGAGCGCTTCGCCAAGCAGCACGATCTGCCGATTCTGACCATCGACGAGCTGGCCACCTACCGCCTCAGCCACGCGCAAGCCGCCTGA
- a CDS encoding DUF3563 family protein, protein MFAALFEVVNTWFETAERRRREAFLAESKDIIELEQRIRALETAGY, encoded by the coding sequence ATGTTTGCCGCCCTGTTTGAAGTCGTGAACACTTGGTTTGAAACTGCTGAGCGCCGTCGTCGTGAAGCATTCCTGGCTGAGTCGAAGGACATCATTGAGCTGGAACAACGTATCCGCGCGCTCGAAACCGCCGGTTACTAA
- a CDS encoding DUF799 domain-containing protein, translating into MIARLCKWMAVAALAALMTGCAVHQAKPYDYTAFKESKPKSILVLPPLNESPDIDATYSVLSQVTVPLGEAGYYVMPVTLVDESFRQNGLTVAGDIHQVSPAKLREIFGADAALYIKINQYGTKYMVLDSATVVTVSAELIDLRNGAKLWSGAASASNNEGNNSGGGGLIGMLVTAAVKQIVNSVSNAGYTVAGTANARLLSAGRPNGMLYGPRSPKYGTD; encoded by the coding sequence ATGATCGCCCGACTCTGCAAATGGATGGCCGTCGCCGCACTGGCCGCCCTGATGACCGGCTGCGCTGTGCATCAGGCCAAGCCGTATGACTACACCGCGTTCAAGGAAAGCAAGCCGAAGTCGATTCTCGTGCTGCCGCCGCTCAACGAATCGCCGGATATCGACGCGACCTACAGCGTGCTCTCGCAAGTGACGGTGCCGCTGGGCGAAGCCGGTTACTACGTGATGCCGGTGACGCTGGTCGACGAGTCGTTCCGTCAAAACGGCCTGACCGTCGCCGGTGACATCCATCAGGTCAGCCCGGCCAAGCTGCGTGAGATCTTCGGTGCGGACGCTGCGCTCTACATCAAGATCAATCAGTACGGCACGAAATACATGGTGCTCGACAGCGCCACCGTCGTGACGGTCTCGGCCGAACTCATCGATCTGCGTAACGGTGCGAAGCTGTGGAGCGGTGCGGCCAGCGCGTCGAACAATGAGGGCAATAACAGCGGTGGCGGCGGGTTGATCGGCATGCTGGTCACGGCGGCCGTCAAGCAGATCGTCAACAGCGTGTCGAACGCCGGTTATACGGTCGCAGGCACAGCCAATGCGCGACTGCTGTCCGCCGGACGTCCCAACGGCATGCTCTACGGTCCGCGTTCGCCGAAGTACGGCACCGACTGA
- a CDS encoding endonuclease/exonuclease/phosphatase family protein, whose protein sequence is MNSLHIASYNIHKGFSAFNRLRVHELRAGLEGLAPDLVFLQEVQGMHQRHAVRHTNWPVQPQHEFLAGAMWRDHAYGRNVVYEHGHHGNAILSRYPIVKSDNHDITTYSFEKRGMLHCEIAVPGLPQPLHCLCVHLSLAGQGRRRQFEMLTERVADAIPADAPLIIAGDFNDWSNQADRLLADKLALTEVFQNSAGRPARSFPSGLPLLRLDRIYARGFHIEGAQVLHGRPWSRISDHAPISARLVPSDTEKDMNGFSLPSFNPRSPQ, encoded by the coding sequence ATGAATAGTCTGCATATTGCGAGTTACAACATCCACAAGGGCTTTTCCGCGTTCAACCGCTTGCGCGTCCACGAACTGCGCGCGGGGCTGGAGGGGCTCGCACCGGATCTCGTCTTCCTGCAGGAAGTGCAGGGCATGCATCAGCGACACGCGGTGCGCCACACCAACTGGCCGGTACAGCCTCAACACGAGTTTCTGGCAGGCGCGATGTGGCGCGATCATGCTTACGGACGCAATGTGGTCTATGAGCATGGGCACCACGGCAATGCGATTTTGAGTCGTTATCCGATCGTCAAATCGGACAATCACGACATCACGACCTATAGTTTCGAGAAGCGGGGCATGCTTCATTGCGAAATCGCCGTGCCGGGGCTGCCTCAGCCGCTGCACTGTCTCTGCGTGCATTTGTCGCTCGCAGGGCAGGGGCGTCGGCGTCAGTTCGAAATGTTGACGGAGCGGGTGGCCGATGCCATTCCTGCGGATGCGCCGCTGATCATCGCGGGCGATTTCAACGACTGGAGCAATCAGGCGGACCGTTTGCTGGCCGACAAGCTGGCGTTGACGGAGGTGTTTCAAAACAGTGCCGGACGTCCGGCACGCAGTTTTCCGAGTGGATTGCCGCTGTTGCGACTTGACCGCATTTACGCACGCGGCTTTCATATCGAAGGGGCGCAAGTCTTGCACGGGCGCCCCTGGTCACGGATTTCCGATCATGCGCCGATCAGTGCCCGACTCGTGCCGTCGGATACCGAAAAGGACATGAACGGTTTCTCTCTCCCGTCGTTCAACCCTCGTTCCCCCCAGTGA
- a CDS encoding Nramp family divalent metal transporter, with protein MPLPTTATAPFCPAEVKGSIVIDARQSRWTKLKRFAGPGLLVAIGYMDPGNWATDIQAGSQFGYSLLWVVALSSLAAIFLQMLAARLGLVARRDLAQASYERYGRTGRFVQWITAEISIIACDIAEVLGCALAFKLLLGVPIAWGIVLTALDTMIVLGLQGKGFRQIEAIVFGLIGTMAFCFIAQVAMVPPDWHAVAAGLVPGAPSHDRRDAIVLALGIVGATIMPHNLYLHSSVVQTRRVVGGKRGDVHDTLALVRIDTWVSLLIAMCVNAAILILAGSVFHASGQTNVTDIEQAYQLITPIAGGAAAFMFGIALLASGQSSTLTGTIAGQVIMDGFLHLKIPCYQRRLITRGLALVPALIGVLWLGDGAVGKLLVWSQVLLSLQLPFAMWPLIRSVSDARVMNGNTIGRPTQVFAWCLFAVITATNLLLIFGLG; from the coding sequence ATGCCGCTCCCCACTACCGCCACCGCGCCCTTCTGCCCTGCCGAGGTCAAAGGCAGCATCGTCATCGACGCGCGCCAGTCGCGCTGGACCAAACTCAAACGCTTCGCCGGCCCCGGACTGCTCGTCGCCATCGGCTACATGGATCCCGGCAACTGGGCGACGGACATTCAGGCAGGATCGCAATTCGGCTACTCGCTGCTTTGGGTCGTGGCGCTCTCGAGTCTCGCCGCCATCTTTTTGCAGATGCTGGCAGCGCGTCTGGGACTGGTCGCCCGACGCGATCTTGCGCAGGCCAGCTACGAACGCTACGGTCGCACGGGCCGTTTTGTCCAATGGATCACGGCCGAGATTTCCATCATTGCGTGCGATATCGCCGAAGTGCTCGGCTGCGCTCTGGCCTTCAAGCTGCTGCTGGGCGTACCCATCGCGTGGGGGATCGTGCTCACCGCGCTCGACACGATGATCGTGCTGGGACTACAGGGCAAAGGCTTCCGTCAGATCGAAGCCATCGTTTTCGGATTGATCGGCACAATGGCGTTCTGCTTCATCGCACAGGTCGCGATGGTGCCGCCCGACTGGCACGCGGTGGCCGCAGGTCTTGTCCCGGGCGCGCCCAGTCACGACCGGCGCGACGCCATCGTATTGGCGCTGGGCATCGTCGGCGCGACGATCATGCCGCACAACCTGTACCTGCACTCTTCCGTCGTGCAGACCCGACGGGTCGTCGGCGGCAAGCGCGGCGACGTGCACGACACGCTCGCGTTAGTGCGCATCGATACCTGGGTCTCGCTGCTGATCGCCATGTGCGTGAATGCGGCCATTCTGATTCTTGCTGGCTCCGTCTTTCATGCCAGCGGCCAGACCAACGTCACCGATATCGAGCAGGCATATCAGTTGATCACGCCGATTGCGGGGGGTGCTGCCGCCTTCATGTTCGGCATCGCCTTGCTCGCGTCGGGACAAAGTTCGACACTGACGGGCACCATCGCCGGACAAGTCATCATGGACGGCTTCCTGCACTTGAAGATTCCGTGCTATCAGCGCCGACTGATTACGCGCGGACTCGCACTCGTGCCCGCGCTGATCGGGGTACTGTGGCTTGGCGACGGCGCAGTGGGCAAACTGCTCGTGTGGAGTCAGGTGCTGCTCAGCCTGCAACTGCCGTTTGCCATGTGGCCGCTCATTCGCTCGGTCAGCGATGCGCGTGTGATGAACGGCAATACGATCGGGCGTCCGACGCAGGTGTTCGCGTGGTGCCTTTTCGCCGTCATCACTGCAACCAACCTGTTGCTGATCTTCGGGCTGGGCTGA
- a CDS encoding PaaI family thioesterase: MSTKPEAAAVLAQWEADEAAVRERITRNGPARYGVATPSDVIGLTGQEIFDAMFDGKLPMPPISETLGFIAVEVANGRAVFQGRPALPYYNPLGSIHGGWFATLLDSAVACAIHSTLPAGRSYTTLELKTNMVRALTRDVPVVRAEGKVIQAGRQVGIAEGRIVGPDGTLYAHATTTCLIFDFPPKKA; this comes from the coding sequence ATGAGCACTAAACCGGAAGCCGCCGCCGTTCTGGCGCAATGGGAAGCCGACGAAGCCGCCGTGCGCGAGCGCATCACGCGCAATGGTCCGGCGCGTTATGGCGTCGCGACGCCATCCGACGTGATCGGCCTGACCGGCCAGGAAATCTTCGACGCGATGTTCGACGGTAAGCTGCCGATGCCGCCGATCAGCGAGACGCTGGGTTTCATTGCCGTGGAAGTCGCCAATGGCCGCGCTGTGTTTCAGGGACGTCCGGCGCTGCCCTATTACAACCCGCTCGGCTCCATCCACGGCGGTTGGTTTGCTACGCTGCTCGACTCGGCCGTTGCCTGCGCGATCCATTCGACGCTACCCGCCGGACGCAGCTACACCACGCTGGAACTCAAGACGAACATGGTCCGCGCCCTCACGCGCGACGTGCCTGTCGTGCGCGCCGAAGGCAAGGTCATTCAGGCGGGTCGTCAGGTCGGGATTGCGGAAGGCCGCATCGTCGGGCCGGACGGCACGCTCTACGCGCACGCCACGACGACCTGCCTGATCTTCGATTTCCCGCCGAAGAAGGCATAA